From the Garra rufa chromosome 17, GarRuf1.0, whole genome shotgun sequence genome, one window contains:
- the stpg1 gene encoding O(6)-methylguanine-induced apoptosis 2: MQGKESMGKIYKGLNEFQGCASSIPTKYQTIIISNEEKKGFSSQSKRFQDHLLNENPGPGSYIAHAPAEGCSPSFSKRGTGSFASKAGRVPRSFQRLSPGPDAYNLQTSLLHKHDFNRGESRMFRLPLAVKKETPKIENPAPNQYDVSYSAVDKTSTISAQSAFRSKTKRSASVSDNFKGPSPCHYNVSDVLLQKTPHGLVSCFKSTTARIQPPVRNNMPGPGTYNPHQPQEPVKRTVLPRRHYLGLSAPPLIPTKDPPFPGPGHYDVVNYNRSIKHPVSSAAFLSGTSRWMQDIKGQDIPGPGFYEPTVLSKMSFLYNPAKMWMPA, encoded by the exons ATGCAAGGAAAGGAAAGCATGGGCAAAATATACAAAGGCCTGAATGAAT TTCAAGGATGTGCTTCATCCATTCCAACCAAGTACCAGACAATCATTATCAGCAATGAAGAGAAGAAAGGCTTTTCCTCGCAGTCAAAAAGGTTTCAAGATCACCTATTG aATGAAAATCCTGGGCCTGGTTCATATATCGCACATGCACCTGCTGAGGGATGCAGTCCTTCATTCTCTAAGAGAGGAACAGGCAGCTTTGcttcaaaa GCTGGTCGTGTGCCCCGTAGCTTCCAGAGGTTAAGCCCAGGACCTGATGCTTATAACCTTCAGACGTCTCTACTTCACAAGCACGATTTTAATAGAGGAGAATCCAGAATGTTCCGTCTGCCTCTTGCAGTAAAGAAGGAAACACCGAAAATTGAAAATCCTGCCCCAAATCAATATGAT GTGTCTTACAGTGCTGTGGACAAAACGTCAACCATTTCGGCTCAAAGTGCATTTCGCTCTAAAACCAAACGGAGTGCCAGTGTctcagacaactttaaaggaccCTCTCCCT GCCACTATAACGTGAGTGACGTTTTGCTCCAGAAGACCCCTCATGGCCTTGTTTCCTGTTTTAAGTCCACCACTGCTCGGATCCAGCCACCAGTGAGAAACAACATGCCTGGTCCCGGGACCTATAACCCTCATCAACCACAAGAACCTGTGAAGAGAACTGTTCTGCC AAGGAGACACTACTTGGGATTATCAGCGCCACCTCTGATACCCACAAAAGACCCACCCTTCCCTGGCCCAGGTCACTATGACGTAGTGAACTACAATCGGTCGATCAAACACCCTGTATCTAGTGCCGCCTTCCTGTCTGGGACAAGCAGGTGGATGCAAGACATCAAAGGACAGGACATACCTGGTCCAG GTTTCTATGAACCCACGGTCCTTTCAAAGATGTCATTCTTATATAATCCTGCAAAAATGTGGATGCCGGCTTAA